In Planctomycetota bacterium, one DNA window encodes the following:
- the pstA gene encoding phosphate ABC transporter permease PstA, whose amino-acid sequence MSSRASSSTTAVLPPVDPPARKRGWGRRSKAPTHISAHGEPMVWLTGGAMSFCLLMIVGLLALIFCQGVSTFWPLPLEHFTLADGTVYLGEVSRRENYVPDAKTLAALPPANAADVKKFLDARSGTAVRTLLRTGNFELTQTHFHWVDDFLIKSQDQRPWDVLFERVNWGRFYGTPVALRVDGKAEGEGTEAAWHAYEKYHDQVRARWHEQTRLERVDSGHVSQTMQNAKLEVVRQGIDHGKSSPEHAAAQAEYDRLQSWATAENTRIAAKIEKLRSENNRYQLLVRAADGREQRLALADIVRAYPANQLSLLGKLAVYGSRWWEFLTDEPREANTEGGVFPAIFGTVVMTLLMTVAVVPFGVLAALYLREYAKAGLVISIVRIAVNNLAGVPSIVFGVFGYGFFCLLVGGTIDQMFFYPSLAEGNKPTFGTGGVLWASLTLALLTLPVVIVATEEALAAVPRSMREGSYACGASKWQTIWHIVLPRALPGMMTGTILAMARGAGEVAPLMLVGAVKIAPSLLVDGVFPYVHAQRAFMHLGFHIYDVGFQSANSEAARPMVYTTTLLLITIVATLNLTAIWLRARLRRQYVSSHF is encoded by the coding sequence ATGAGCTCTAGAGCCAGCAGCTCGACGACCGCGGTGTTGCCTCCCGTCGATCCTCCCGCGCGCAAACGCGGCTGGGGACGCCGCAGCAAGGCGCCCACGCACATTTCGGCGCATGGCGAGCCGATGGTCTGGCTGACCGGCGGCGCGATGTCATTTTGCTTGCTGATGATCGTCGGGCTGTTGGCCTTGATCTTCTGCCAGGGAGTCAGCACGTTTTGGCCCCTGCCGCTCGAACATTTCACGCTGGCCGATGGGACGGTCTACCTGGGCGAGGTCTCGCGCCGCGAGAACTACGTGCCCGACGCCAAGACGCTGGCCGCGCTGCCGCCGGCCAATGCGGCCGACGTGAAGAAGTTTCTCGACGCCCGCAGCGGCACGGCCGTGCGGACGCTGTTGCGCACGGGCAATTTTGAGTTGACTCAGACCCACTTCCATTGGGTCGACGACTTTTTGATCAAGTCGCAAGACCAGCGGCCGTGGGACGTGTTGTTCGAACGCGTCAATTGGGGGCGATTCTACGGCACACCGGTCGCCCTGCGGGTCGATGGCAAGGCCGAGGGGGAAGGGACCGAGGCCGCCTGGCATGCTTACGAAAAGTATCACGACCAGGTTCGCGCGCGCTGGCACGAGCAGACTCGGCTCGAACGGGTCGACTCGGGCCACGTCAGCCAGACGATGCAGAATGCCAAGCTGGAAGTCGTCAGACAGGGAATCGACCACGGCAAATCGTCGCCCGAACATGCCGCCGCCCAGGCGGAATACGATCGCCTGCAAAGCTGGGCCACGGCTGAGAACACGCGCATTGCCGCCAAGATCGAAAAGCTGCGCAGCGAGAACAATCGTTACCAACTACTGGTCCGCGCGGCCGACGGGCGCGAACAGCGCTTGGCACTGGCCGATATCGTCCGCGCTTACCCGGCGAACCAGTTAAGCCTGCTAGGCAAGCTGGCGGTTTATGGTTCACGGTGGTGGGAGTTCCTGACCGACGAACCGCGCGAAGCCAACACGGAAGGGGGCGTTTTCCCGGCCATCTTCGGCACGGTGGTGATGACCCTGCTGATGACCGTGGCGGTGGTGCCGTTCGGCGTGCTGGCGGCGTTGTACCTGCGCGAATATGCCAAGGCCGGGCTGGTGATTTCAATCGTTCGCATCGCGGTCAACAACCTGGCGGGCGTGCCAAGCATTGTGTTCGGCGTGTTCGGTTACGGCTTTTTCTGTTTGCTGGTCGGCGGGACTATTGATCAGATGTTCTTTTATCCCAGCCTGGCCGAAGGGAACAAACCGACCTTCGGCACCGGTGGCGTGCTGTGGGCGTCGTTGACGTTGGCACTGCTGACGTTGCCCGTGGTAATTGTCGCTACCGAGGAAGCCTTGGCGGCGGTCCCGCGGTCGATGCGCGAAGGCTCCTACGCTTGTGGCGCGAGCAAGTGGCAAACCATCTGGCACATCGTGCTGCCGCGGGCGCTACCGGGCATGATGACCGGGACGATCCTGGCCATGGCGCGCGGCGCTGGCGAAGTGGCGCCGCTGATGCTGGTCGGCGCGGTCAAGATCGCGCCTAGTCTGCTGGTGGACGGGGTGTTCCCCTACGTCCACGCCCAGCGCGCCTTCATGCACCTCGGTTTTCATATTTACGACGTCGGCTTCCAAAGCGCCAACAGCGAGGCGGCCCGGCCGATGGTTTACACGACGACGCTGCTGCTGATTACGATCGTGGCGACGCTGAATCTGACGGCGATCTGGTTGCGAGCCCGGTTGCGGCGACAGTATGTTTCGAGCCACTTCTAA
- the pstB gene encoding phosphate ABC transporter ATP-binding protein, with product MTATETSARQPATGNRLAAIARGEAVPTTTHQSLRDEDAVLEVRDFCLWYTAKQALFDITMSIPRGKVTALVGPSGCGKSTLLRSVNRLNDLVAGVRITGDMALNHDSIYQTSVDVIELRKRMGMVFQKPNPFPMSIYENVIYSLRIDGQRNKSILDEVCERSLRGAALWDEVKDRLHESALGLSGGQQQRLCIARAIAAEPEVLLLDEPCSALDPIATGKIEDLIQELKGDYSILMVTHNMQQAARASNFTAFMYLGRLIEYGPTTAIFTNPHLKETEDYVTGRFG from the coding sequence ATGACCGCCACCGAGACCAGCGCGCGCCAACCGGCCACCGGCAACCGACTGGCGGCGATCGCTCGTGGCGAGGCGGTGCCCACGACGACGCACCAATCGTTGCGTGACGAGGACGCGGTTCTCGAAGTCCGCGACTTTTGCCTGTGGTACACGGCCAAGCAGGCGTTGTTCGACATCACGATGTCGATTCCCCGTGGCAAGGTCACGGCGCTGGTCGGCCCGTCGGGCTGTGGCAAGTCGACCCTGCTGCGCTCGGTGAACCGATTGAACGACCTGGTGGCTGGCGTGCGAATCACGGGCGACATGGCCTTGAACCACGATTCGATCTACCAGACGTCGGTCGACGTCATTGAGCTGCGCAAGCGGATGGGGATGGTCTTTCAGAAGCCCAACCCCTTCCCGATGAGCATCTATGAAAACGTCATCTACTCGCTCCGTATCGACGGTCAGCGGAACAAGTCGATTTTGGACGAAGTCTGCGAGCGGAGCCTGCGCGGGGCGGCCCTGTGGGACGAGGTGAAGGACCGGCTCCACGAAAGCGCGCTGGGGTTGTCGGGTGGCCAGCAACAACGATTGTGCATTGCCAGGGCCATTGCCGCCGAGCCCGAGGTATTGCTGCTCGACGAGCCTTGCTCGGCGCTCGACCCGATTGCCACCGGCAAGATCGAAGACCTGATCCAGGAATTGAAGGGGGACTACTCGATTTTGATGGTTACCCATAACATGCAACAAGCGGCCCGCGCCAGCAATTTCACGGCCTTTATGTACCTGGGGCGGCTGATTGAATATGGGCCAACGACGGCGATTTTCACGAATCCGCACTTGAAGGAAACCGAGGATTACGTCACGGGCCGGTTTGGTTAA
- the phoU gene encoding phosphate signaling complex protein PhoU, which yields MSHHQSRQIAVLREKILHVGACVEAAIRKAVAALINRDATLAATVIDEDDVIDRLEVEVEEECMKTLALYQPVAADLRLVVSILKINNDLERMGDLAKNVAKRALFLSQASVHEFSAEIRVMADKVQAMVKHSLDALVEQDAALARAVRVADDEVDALNKQFQATARRNLRESPEQIEMWLKWSSVGKHLERIADMATHVAEDVIYMVEGDIVRHRSEE from the coding sequence ATGTCGCATCATCAGTCTCGTCAAATTGCCGTGCTGCGAGAAAAGATTCTGCACGTCGGGGCCTGTGTCGAAGCCGCCATTCGCAAGGCGGTCGCGGCCCTCATCAATCGGGACGCCACGCTGGCCGCCACGGTCATCGACGAGGACGATGTCATCGATCGGCTCGAGGTTGAAGTCGAGGAAGAGTGCATGAAGACGCTGGCTCTGTACCAGCCGGTGGCCGCCGACCTGCGCCTGGTCGTGTCGATTCTCAAGATCAACAACGACCTGGAACGGATGGGAGACCTGGCCAAGAACGTCGCCAAGCGCGCGTTATTTCTTTCGCAAGCGAGCGTCCACGAGTTCAGCGCCGAAATCCGCGTGATGGCCGACAAGGTCCAAGCGATGGTCAAGCACAGCCTCGACGCGCTGGTCGAGCAAGACGCCGCGCTGGCGCGCGCCGTGCGCGTGGCCGACGACGAAGTCGACGCGCTGAACAAGCAGTTCCAGGCCACGGCGAGGCGCAATCTGCGCGAGTCTCCCGAGCAAATCGAAATGTGGCTCAAATGGAGTTCGGTCGGCAAGCACCTCGAGCGTATTGCCGACATGGCCACGCACGTCGCCGAGGACGTGATCTACATGGTCGAAGGGGACATCGTCCGCCATCGCTCGGAAGAGTAA
- a CDS encoding (Fe-S)-binding protein, giving the protein MKLSLMITCLGDVLRPEVGQASVRLLRRLGHEVDFPRNQTCCGQPFYNSGFSDLAREQARHTIAVFEQAEAVITPSGSCAAMIKVEYPHLFESDPAWHARAVALAERTYELSDLLVNRLQVVDVGARFDGRVVYHFACHLRGLCLSDEAERLINNVRGATLIPLRHQDQCCGFGGSFSVRYPQISTAMVDDKTKSIAAADADLVVSTDTGCLMNIGGRLRRQGHRARPVHLAELLQMGVKSE; this is encoded by the coding sequence ATGAAACTGTCGCTGATGATTACCTGCCTGGGGGACGTGCTGCGTCCCGAGGTGGGGCAGGCCTCGGTTCGGCTGCTGAGGCGACTGGGGCACGAGGTCGACTTCCCTCGCAATCAAACCTGCTGCGGCCAGCCGTTCTATAACAGCGGCTTTTCGGATCTGGCTCGCGAGCAGGCCCGGCATACGATCGCCGTTTTCGAGCAGGCCGAGGCGGTGATCACTCCGTCGGGCTCGTGCGCCGCGATGATCAAGGTCGAGTATCCGCACTTGTTCGAGAGCGACCCCGCGTGGCACGCCCGGGCCGTGGCGCTGGCCGAGCGGACGTACGAGCTGAGCGACTTGCTGGTCAATCGGTTGCAAGTGGTCGACGTTGGCGCCCGATTCGACGGGCGCGTGGTCTATCACTTTGCCTGCCACCTGCGGGGGTTGTGCCTGTCGGACGAGGCCGAGCGGCTGATTAATAACGTGCGGGGTGCGACGCTGATTCCCTTGCGCCATCAAGACCAGTGCTGTGGCTTTGGCGGCAGCTTTTCGGTTCGCTATCCGCAAATCTCGACGGCGATGGTTGATGACAAAACCAAGTCGATCGCCGCGGCTGACGCCGATCTGGTCGTGTCGACCGACACGGGCTGCCTAATGAACATCGGCGGACGATTGCGCCGGCAGGGTCACCGCGCGCGGCCGGTCCATCTGGCTGAGCTGCTGCAGATGGGCGTGAAAAGCGAATAG
- the speA gene encoding biosynthetic arginine decarboxylase: protein MLDQQVKTWSVADAEDLYDVGRWGAGYFSIGRNGNVLVHPTKNPLRFIDLKQLVDDLQLRGINLPILVRFGEVLKQRLGEIHGAFQNAMREHQFKGGYCCIYPIKVNQQRQVVEEVLEFGKPYRFGLEAGSKPELLAVLALANNDSPIICNGFKDAEFIEAAMLAHKIGRRIIPVVEKYTELQLILDAAAKIGVHPQIGVRVKLAAKSAGRWQGSGGFRSKFGLSVTEILRMLEELKRQGMQDCFKLLHFHLGSQMTNIRHIKAALNEAARIYAELVGRGAGLEYLDVGGGLAVDYDGSQTNFESSANYTLQEYANDVVYHIQSVCDDANVKHPTIISESGRAVVAYHSALVFNVLGVSGLGEAEVPSEPPRDVEQPILDLYDVLGSLTSRSLLEAYHDAQQALEMAMSLFSGGYLPLDQRSLAENLFWAICRKIQKLVRQMDYVPEDLQGLDALLSDTYFCNFSLFQSMPDSWAIKQLFPIMPIHRLGEQPTQNAVLGDVTCDSDGKVDQFIDRRDVKRTLPLHHFNGEPYYLGAFLLGAYQEILGDMHNLFGDTNAVHVSLDERGSVVLETVVKGDTVREALEYVEFDCNALVKQLRTDVELAVREGRIDFGEAGRLLRFYEEGLQGYTYLEDAR from the coding sequence ATGCTCGATCAGCAGGTTAAGACTTGGTCGGTGGCCGACGCCGAAGATTTATACGACGTCGGCCGCTGGGGGGCGGGATATTTCTCGATCGGGCGCAATGGCAACGTACTCGTCCATCCGACGAAGAACCCGCTCAGGTTCATCGACCTCAAGCAACTGGTCGACGACTTGCAGTTGCGGGGCATCAATCTGCCGATCTTGGTCCGCTTTGGCGAGGTGCTGAAGCAGCGGCTCGGCGAGATTCACGGCGCGTTCCAGAACGCGATGCGCGAGCACCAGTTCAAGGGAGGCTACTGCTGCATCTATCCGATCAAGGTCAACCAGCAGCGGCAAGTCGTCGAAGAGGTGCTCGAGTTCGGCAAGCCGTACCGGTTCGGACTCGAAGCGGGTAGCAAGCCCGAGCTATTGGCCGTGCTGGCCCTGGCGAACAACGATTCGCCGATCATCTGCAACGGCTTCAAGGACGCCGAGTTCATCGAAGCGGCGATGCTGGCCCACAAGATCGGCCGGCGGATCATCCCCGTGGTCGAAAAGTACACCGAGCTGCAACTGATTCTCGACGCCGCGGCCAAGATCGGCGTGCACCCCCAGATTGGCGTGCGCGTCAAGCTGGCCGCCAAGAGCGCGGGGCGCTGGCAAGGTTCCGGTGGCTTTCGCTCGAAGTTCGGGCTGTCAGTTACGGAAATCCTCAGGATGCTCGAAGAGCTGAAGCGGCAGGGCATGCAAGACTGCTTCAAGCTGCTCCACTTCCATCTGGGAAGCCAGATGACGAACATCCGCCACATCAAGGCGGCCCTGAACGAAGCGGCCCGCATCTACGCCGAACTGGTCGGGCGCGGCGCAGGGCTCGAATACCTGGACGTCGGTGGCGGGCTGGCCGTCGACTATGACGGCTCGCAGACCAACTTTGAATCGTCGGCGAATTACACCCTGCAAGAGTACGCCAACGACGTCGTCTATCACATCCAAAGTGTCTGTGACGACGCTAATGTGAAGCACCCGACGATTATCTCGGAAAGCGGCCGGGCCGTCGTCGCCTATCACAGCGCGCTGGTCTTCAACGTGCTGGGGGTCTCGGGCCTGGGCGAAGCCGAAGTGCCCTCCGAGCCGCCGCGCGACGTCGAGCAGCCGATTCTCGATTTGTACGACGTGCTGGGCAGCCTGACCTCGCGGAGTTTGCTCGAGGCCTACCACGACGCCCAGCAGGCGCTCGAAATGGCCATGAGCCTGTTCAGCGGCGGCTATTTGCCGCTCGATCAGCGGAGCCTGGCCGAAAACCTGTTCTGGGCCATCTGCCGCAAGATTCAGAAGCTGGTCCGGCAGATGGACTATGTGCCCGAGGATTTACAGGGGCTCGACGCGCTGTTGAGCGACACCTACTTTTGCAACTTTTCGCTGTTCCAGTCGATGCCCGACAGTTGGGCCATCAAGCAACTGTTCCCGATCATGCCGATTCACCGACTGGGGGAACAGCCAACGCAAAACGCGGTGCTCGGCGATGTCACCTGTGACAGCGACGGCAAGGTCGACCAGTTCATCGATCGCCGCGATGTCAAGCGGACGCTGCCGCTGCACCACTTCAATGGCGAGCCCTATTACTTAGGGGCGTTCCTGCTGGGGGCCTACCAGGAAATCCTCGGCGACATGCACAATCTGTTCGGCGATACGAACGCGGTGCACGTCAGCCTGGACGAGCGCGGCAGCGTGGTCCTGGAAACGGTTGTCAAAGGCGACACCGTTCGCGAGGCGCTCGAATACGTCGAGTTCGACTGCAACGCCCTGGTCAAACAGTTGCGAACCGACGTCGAATTGGCCGTCCGCGAAGGCCGCATCGACTTCGGCGAAGCCGGCCGGTTACTGCGGTTCTACGAAGAAGGCCTGCAGGGGTATACCTACCTGGAAGACGCCCGCTAG
- a CDS encoding DUF1080 domain-containing protein has translation MRSFARLILALIFLATNVVVAHAAPPEPGFTALFDGKSLDGWDGNPEFWRVEDGVITGQTTHEKPTKGNTFLIWRKGKVADFELRVEFRIVGGNSGIQYRSEEVDKWVIKGYQGDFDAAGQWTGSLYEEKGRGVLAKRGNKVTVRGKKDIENQGVTTPEADLLGSIKAGGWNEYTIIAQGNRIIHKLNGLLSVDVTDDDEAGRKSDGLLALQLHAGPPMLVQFRNIRIRTPDTTSAARPRGQFNLADGKRVVFIAGKKSHGYAQHEHNAGCDLLARELRRAEPNWNVSVHHNGWPTEANALDGADAIVMYCDGGKNHMVTPNLDQVDALAKKGVGIGCIHYAVEIPAGREGNALLDWIGGYFEANWSVNPHWTAKFEKFPDHPVARGVQPFAINDEWYYHMRFRPEMQGVTPILTALPGPDTLTRPDGPHSGNPTVREEVAKGIPQHVMWVATRDNDGRGFGFTGGHNHWNWGDPNFRKVVLNAIVWIAHGQVPANGVELKSVTLEDLEANQDEKPLPKNFDREAIRKQLNLPAASDAPAKQSNTAPAKVLHRSEIVSTRTPGLSVQIDAPLAGARELYLVVTDGGNSFSCDWADWGEPRLVGPRGELKLTELQWKKANCQWGSVNKNLNCNGGPLMINNQLVPYGIGTHATSVIAFDLPEGYDRFVARAGLDNGGSNQGAAAQVQFVVFDGPPPADLLKTYADTASHDPGDAIAGIDIAAGVEATLFAAEPMVRNLTNMDIDARGRVWVCEVMNYRKHNGERPEGDRVLILDDTDHDGRADKSTVFYQGTDINSAMGICVLGKKVIVTCSPNVWVFTDENGDDVPDRKEALFTNVGQPQHDHSGHTFLFGPDGRYYWNFGNTGQKVCDAQGNIVKDIFGNEVVDNGEPYWGGMAFRCNPDGSRFEVLGHNFRNNYELTVDSFGTVWQSDNDDDGNRGVRINYVMEYGNYGYRDQVTGAGWKVPRENMEAEIPQQHWHLNDPGVVPNLLITGGGSPTGICVYEGRLLPQVFWDQLIHCDAGPNVVRAYPAKPDGAGYQAEIVDLMVGTRDRWFRPADVCVAPDGSVFVTDWYDPGVGGHGQADTDRGRVFRLAPPKHKYEAPKVDVSTAEGSIEALKSPALSVRYLGFTALEKLGAKAEPALDKMFREEQNPRLRARALWVSAAIAGSEKRLADLAGMAADDGNIDLRITGIRLLRQRMKDASGLATFVMRKDASPAVRRELALALHGSTDELALKLWADLAKQHDGKDRWYLEALGIGADGNWDVCLDAWLKAVDNQWNTPAGRDIVWRSRAKQTPALLTAILKDASTSEADQPRYFRALDMLSGPEKDKALHELLIVDGTAANAASPATDARVVRALLRVGDVDLSERSDLKQVVSRYLAQKPDVEVALKLIERCNVREARDSVAEILTGQTDDTLRVRAAQLLLRWNESGLLTGLMGDKDETKAAGVIRAVGLAGSGKTNVLFEPLLADPPRGASVRTAAVEALGRNKPGQQWLLTWITKTPPANELKFALANALLGSKDDTIRTEAAKHLQLPPSADKEPLPPVSTLVRRTGNSGAGKVVFMAVGTCAKCHKVLGEGKEVGPDLSEIGSKLSREAMYVSILDPSAAISHNFEQFSLILENGTVANGILVSETPNEVVIKTAEAIVQTIPRKEIAEMEKSKLSLMPSDLQKNLTQQNLVDLVEYLMSLKKK, from the coding sequence CTTGGCCACCAACGTCGTGGTAGCGCACGCTGCTCCCCCCGAGCCCGGCTTTACCGCGCTGTTCGACGGCAAGTCCCTCGACGGCTGGGACGGGAACCCCGAGTTCTGGCGCGTCGAAGACGGCGTCATCACCGGCCAAACCACCCATGAAAAGCCGACCAAGGGGAACACGTTCCTGATCTGGCGCAAGGGGAAGGTCGCGGACTTCGAGTTGCGCGTCGAGTTCCGCATTGTCGGAGGCAACTCGGGCATTCAATACCGGAGCGAAGAAGTCGACAAGTGGGTCATCAAGGGCTACCAGGGTGACTTCGACGCCGCCGGCCAATGGACCGGCTCGCTCTACGAGGAAAAAGGACGCGGCGTCCTGGCCAAGCGCGGCAACAAGGTGACCGTCCGCGGCAAGAAGGATATCGAAAACCAAGGCGTCACCACGCCCGAGGCTGACTTGCTGGGCTCGATCAAGGCGGGAGGCTGGAACGAATACACGATCATCGCCCAAGGCAACCGGATCATCCACAAGCTGAACGGCTTGCTGTCGGTTGACGTGACCGATGACGACGAGGCCGGCCGCAAGTCCGACGGGTTGCTGGCGCTGCAATTGCACGCCGGCCCGCCGATGTTGGTCCAGTTCCGCAACATTCGCATCCGCACCCCCGACACCACCAGCGCCGCGCGCCCCCGCGGGCAATTCAACCTGGCCGATGGCAAGCGCGTGGTCTTCATCGCGGGCAAGAAGAGCCACGGCTATGCCCAGCACGAGCACAACGCGGGCTGCGATCTGCTGGCCCGCGAGCTGCGCCGGGCCGAGCCGAACTGGAATGTCTCGGTTCATCACAATGGCTGGCCCACCGAGGCCAACGCGTTGGACGGGGCCGACGCCATTGTCATGTACTGTGACGGTGGCAAGAACCACATGGTGACCCCCAACCTGGACCAGGTCGACGCGCTGGCCAAGAAAGGGGTCGGCATCGGCTGCATCCACTACGCCGTCGAGATTCCCGCCGGACGCGAAGGGAACGCCCTGCTCGATTGGATTGGCGGCTACTTCGAGGCCAATTGGTCGGTCAACCCGCACTGGACCGCGAAGTTCGAGAAGTTTCCCGACCACCCGGTCGCGCGCGGCGTGCAACCGTTCGCCATCAACGACGAATGGTACTACCACATGCGCTTCCGCCCCGAGATGCAGGGGGTGACGCCGATTTTGACCGCCCTGCCTGGCCCCGACACGTTGACTCGTCCCGATGGCCCGCACAGCGGCAACCCCACGGTCCGCGAAGAGGTGGCCAAGGGCATTCCGCAACACGTGATGTGGGTCGCCACGCGCGATAACGACGGGCGCGGCTTCGGTTTCACCGGCGGCCACAATCACTGGAACTGGGGTGACCCGAACTTCCGGAAGGTGGTGCTCAACGCCATCGTTTGGATCGCGCACGGACAGGTTCCCGCCAATGGCGTCGAACTGAAGTCGGTCACGCTCGAAGACCTGGAAGCGAACCAGGACGAGAAGCCGCTGCCCAAGAACTTTGACCGGGAAGCGATTCGCAAGCAGCTGAATCTGCCCGCTGCGAGCGATGCGCCGGCCAAGCAATCGAACACCGCGCCAGCCAAGGTGCTGCACCGGAGCGAGATTGTTTCGACCCGCACGCCCGGCCTGTCCGTCCAAATCGACGCGCCGTTGGCCGGCGCGCGCGAGCTGTACCTGGTTGTCACCGATGGGGGGAACAGCTTCTCGTGCGACTGGGCCGACTGGGGCGAGCCGCGGCTGGTGGGCCCGCGCGGCGAGTTGAAGCTGACCGAGCTGCAGTGGAAGAAAGCCAACTGCCAGTGGGGGAGCGTGAACAAGAATCTGAACTGCAACGGCGGGCCGCTGATGATTAACAATCAGCTTGTCCCCTATGGCATCGGCACCCACGCCACCTCGGTCATCGCCTTTGATCTGCCGGAAGGCTATGACCGATTTGTCGCGCGGGCCGGACTCGATAACGGCGGCAGCAATCAAGGCGCCGCCGCCCAGGTGCAATTCGTCGTGTTCGACGGCCCGCCGCCAGCCGACCTCCTGAAGACGTATGCCGACACGGCCAGCCACGACCCGGGCGACGCCATCGCCGGCATCGACATCGCCGCCGGCGTCGAAGCGACCTTGTTCGCGGCCGAGCCGATGGTTCGCAATCTGACCAACATGGACATCGACGCCCGCGGGCGCGTGTGGGTTTGCGAGGTGATGAACTACCGCAAGCACAATGGCGAGCGTCCTGAAGGGGACCGAGTGCTGATCCTGGATGACACCGATCACGACGGCCGGGCCGACAAGTCGACCGTCTTCTACCAGGGAACCGACATCAACTCGGCGATGGGCATTTGCGTACTGGGCAAGAAGGTGATTGTCACCTGCTCGCCCAACGTGTGGGTCTTTACCGATGAGAATGGCGACGATGTGCCCGACCGCAAGGAAGCCTTGTTCACCAATGTGGGCCAGCCCCAGCACGATCACTCGGGGCACACGTTCCTGTTCGGCCCCGACGGGCGCTACTATTGGAACTTTGGCAACACGGGCCAAAAAGTCTGCGACGCACAGGGAAACATCGTCAAGGACATTTTTGGCAACGAGGTCGTCGACAACGGCGAGCCGTACTGGGGTGGCATGGCGTTCCGCTGCAACCCTGACGGAAGCCGCTTCGAGGTTTTGGGGCACAACTTCCGCAACAACTACGAGTTGACGGTCGATTCGTTTGGCACCGTGTGGCAATCGGACAACGACGACGACGGCAACCGGGGCGTGCGAATCAACTATGTGATGGAGTACGGCAACTACGGCTACCGGGACCAGGTGACCGGTGCCGGCTGGAAAGTCCCGCGCGAGAACATGGAAGCCGAGATTCCGCAACAGCACTGGCACCTGAACGATCCCGGCGTGGTGCCGAATCTGCTGATCACCGGCGGCGGCTCGCCGACGGGCATTTGCGTCTATGAAGGCCGGCTGCTGCCGCAGGTGTTCTGGGACCAACTCATCCACTGCGACGCCGGCCCGAATGTGGTGCGGGCCTATCCGGCCAAGCCGGACGGCGCAGGCTACCAGGCCGAGATCGTCGATCTGATGGTTGGCACGCGCGACCGCTGGTTCCGGCCGGCCGACGTGTGTGTGGCGCCGGACGGCTCGGTGTTTGTCACCGACTGGTACGATCCCGGCGTCGGCGGCCACGGCCAGGCCGACACCGACCGCGGGCGCGTCTTCCGTCTGGCCCCGCCCAAGCATAAATACGAAGCGCCCAAGGTCGATGTCAGCACGGCCGAGGGGTCGATCGAAGCGCTGAAGAGCCCTGCTCTGTCGGTGCGTTACCTAGGCTTCACGGCACTCGAAAAGCTCGGTGCCAAGGCCGAGCCGGCGCTCGACAAGATGTTTCGCGAAGAGCAGAACCCGCGGCTACGCGCGCGGGCGTTGTGGGTCTCGGCGGCGATTGCTGGTTCGGAGAAGCGATTGGCCGATCTGGCCGGCATGGCGGCCGATGACGGCAACATTGATTTGCGAATCACGGGGATTCGCTTGCTCAGACAGCGGATGAAAGACGCCTCGGGGCTGGCGACGTTCGTGATGCGCAAGGATGCCAGTCCGGCGGTGCGGCGCGAGCTGGCGCTTGCTCTGCATGGTTCGACCGACGAGCTGGCGTTGAAGCTATGGGCCGATCTGGCCAAGCAGCACGACGGCAAGGACCGTTGGTATCTCGAAGCGCTTGGCATCGGCGCAGACGGCAATTGGGACGTCTGTCTCGATGCCTGGCTCAAGGCCGTTGATAACCAGTGGAACACGCCGGCCGGGCGCGACATTGTCTGGCGGAGCCGCGCCAAGCAAACGCCGGCGCTGCTGACGGCGATCTTGAAGGACGCCTCGACCAGCGAAGCCGACCAGCCGCGCTACTTCCGGGCGCTCGACATGTTGAGCGGACCCGAAAAGGACAAGGCCCTGCACGAGTTGCTGATCGTTGACGGGACGGCCGCCAATGCCGCCTCACCGGCGACCGACGCCCGGGTGGTGCGAGCGCTGTTGCGAGTGGGCGACGTCGATCTGTCGGAGCGGTCCGACCTGAAACAAGTTGTCAGTCGTTACTTGGCCCAGAAGCCCGATGTCGAGGTGGCGCTCAAGCTGATCGAGCGCTGCAACGTCCGCGAAGCGCGCGATAGCGTGGCCGAGATTCTGACCGGCCAAACTGACGACACGCTGCGTGTCCGAGCCGCTCAGCTGTTGCTGCGCTGGAACGAGTCGGGGTTGCTGACCGGTTTGATGGGAGACAAGGACGAGACCAAGGCTGCCGGGGTGATTCGGGCCGTGGGGTTGGCCGGCAGCGGCAAGACGAACGTCTTGTTCGAGCCTCTGCTGGCCGATCCGCCGCGCGGAGCGTCGGTGCGGACGGCGGCGGTCGAAGCGCTCGGCCGCAACAAGCCTGGTCAGCAATGGCTGTTGACCTGGATCACCAAGACGCCGCCGGCCAACGAGTTGAAGTTCGCGCTGGCCAACGCATTGTTGGGCTCGAAGGACGATACGATTCGCACCGAGGCGGCCAAGCATTTGCAGTTGCCCCCTTCGGCCGACAAAGAGCCGTTGCCGCCGGTCTCGACCCTGGTCCGTCGCACCGGGAACAGCGGCGCCGGCAAGGTGGTGTTCATGGCTGTGGGAACCTGTGCCAAGTGCCACAAGGTGCTAGGCGAAGGGAAGGAAGTCGGACCCGACCTGTCGGAAATTGGCAGCAAGTTGTCGCGTGAAGCGATGTACGTGTCGATCTTGGACCCAAGCGCGGCCATCAGCCACAACTTCGAGCAGTTCAGCCTGATCCTCGAGAACGGGACCGTGGCGAATGGCATTCTGGTGAGCGAGACGCCGAACGAAGTGGTGATCAAAACGGCCGAAGCGATCGTCCAGACGATTCCGCGCAAGGAAATCGCCGAGATGGAAAAGTCGAAGCTGTCATTGATGCCGTCGGACCTGCAAAAGAATCTGACGCAACAGAATCTGGTCGACCTGGTCGAGTACCTGATGTCGCTGAAGAAGAAATAG